A genomic region of Antennarius striatus isolate MH-2024 chromosome 2, ASM4005453v1, whole genome shotgun sequence contains the following coding sequences:
- the mical1 gene encoding F-actin-monooxygenase mical1 isoform X1: protein MANQDLVDPSHATFDLFVQAQTCKDVQHYFAELCRQTQLNPKDFRNFYSKLKERLNYWKAKALWTKLDKRASHSDYQQGKACSKNKCLVLGAGPCGLRTAIELSLLGAQVLVVEKRETFSRNNVLHLWPFTIYDLRGLGAKKFYGKFCCGSLDHISIRQLQLILLKVSLLLGVEVHTGVEFQGLTEPSGENGWMAKLQPGSHPASTFQFDVFISAGGGRFVPDGFKHKELRGKLAIGITANFINRNTTAEAQVAEISGVARIYNQKFFQDLLTETGIDLENIVYYKDDTHYFVMTAKKKSLLKKGVIKQDFSDAEELLSPANVDQEVLRLYAYDAARFSTGGKLPDLQFAQKHTGQPDVAMFDFTCMYRAENASLVRERRGKKLLMGLVGDCLVEPFWPLGTGIARGFLAAFDTAWMVRSWGTGVPHLKVIAERESIYQILSQTTPENTSKNYAGYSISPKSRYTRVNLSSIQTSQVQHLYDVDKSHLQSRKQNKPPMRQDSVSGFEELLKWCQKQTAGYKNVNVKDFTQSWRSGLALCALIHRFRPQLLDISSLDESNAARNNQLAFSILEKELGIPPVMSAADLANSSHVDKLSMVLYLTQIQKAFSVPPKEPAGFPPSSKPLTLSRTQSAVFFLSKLKHNSLQRRKEKLLSEKRGRDRRMGDEDRKVVPPTLPEPSPAPAPVPEPDPEPDVTTHPPITNSEVCYFCSERVYALERISAEGKFFHRSCFSCQRCGVTLRLGDYTFDQATGRFYCELHSEELILENGAEQSCKDSGGNIRGPEENGQSSDDYTPSPSDEECEHTLDCGPCKPNERDHRKHEPKETPQRPSKPKKAAPSEEKPEELLPEVLCPVPKPRRCWDTPSPQPSPPSVKPRKVLLFNSSTPENRSSPTPTKEIPKTEPDSRPKQSLRKLQLTTEERTQLVNLQSFSADSDSETPGGSSSCSSSSATTGGAGHPKAEGLDGQEEEGYWSGSTASHAREHRNRRCFRRKEMPSGQTRVRSKFSPWNLSSPRINRDARLSVLSNPPGRVEASIRNVHSTSEGVDGDDDDDDDEIFGRDDIDLFDEKFQTALSDPAEAEKMELKKMKTLERRARMSELQRLRNAQSIQRRLDEIEVTFKDLEDKGVVLEQRLRGEAGSGGSPEMIEDWIQLVHQKNALVSEESDLMVASRQLELEDKQSALEMELRQYMDMNGADKTSCQEAEEERVLQQLIEVVDMRDSLVLFLEEKRLTEMSEEEEAFSIREAKRHSKVGAQVHWE, encoded by the exons ATGGCGAACCAGGACCTGGTGGATCCTTCTCACGCTACGTTTGACCTCTTTGTCCAAGCCCAGACCTGTAAGGATGTGCAGCACTACTTTGCTGAGCTCTGCAGACAAACTCAACTCAATCCAAAGGATTTCAGGAACTTTTACAGCAAGTTAAAGGAAAGACTAAACTACTGGAAGGCCAAAGCCTTGTGGACCAAACTGGACAAACGGGCGTCCCACTCGGATTATCAGCAAGGGAAAGCCTGTTCCAAAAATAAG TGTTTGGTTCTGGGGGCTGGGCCATGTGGGCTGAGGACGGCCATCGAGCTGTCCCTGCTGGGGGCCCAGGTTCTGGTGGTGGAGAAGAGAGAGACGTTCTCCAGGAACAATGTTCTCCACCTCTGGCCCTTCACCATCTACGACCTCCGTGGCCTCGGAGCCAAGAAGTTTTACGGCAAATTCTGCTGCGGGTCTCTGGATCACATCA GCATCCGTCAGCTGCAGTTGATTCTGCTGAAGGTGTCGCTCCTCCTCGGGGTGGAAGTGCACACCGGAGTGGAGTTCCAAGGCTTGACTGAGCCGTCAGGAGAAAATG GTTGGATGGCGAAGCTGCAGCCCGGATCCCATCCTGCGTCAACCTTCCAGTTTGacgtcttcatctctgctggGGGAGGCAGGTTCGTCCCTGACG GTTTTAAACACAAGGAGCTTCGAGGAAAGCTGGCGATTGGCATCACTGCCAACTTCATCAACAGGAACACGACTGCCGAGGCCCAGGTGGCAGAGATCAGCGGCGTGGCCCGCATTTACAACCAGAAGTTCTTTCAAGACCTCCTCACAGAGACCG GTATTGATCTGGAGAACATCGTCTACTATAAAGACGACACCCACTACTTTGTCATGACTGCCAAGAAGAAGAGCTTACTGAAGAAGGGGGTCATTAAACAG GACTTCAGTGATGCTGAGGAGCTTCTGTCACCTGCAAATGTGGACCAAGAGGTTTTGCGTCTCTATGCCTACGACGCCGCCCGCTTCTCCACGGGCGGGAAGCTGCCCGACCTCCAGTTTGCTCAGAAACACACCGGCCAACCGGACGTGGCCATGTTCGACTTCACCTGCATGTACCGAGCAGAGAACGCCTCCCTGGTCAGAGAGAGGCGGGGGAAGAAGCTGTTGATGGGACTGGTTGGAGACTGCCTGGTGGAG CCCTTCTGGCCTCTGGGTACGGGCATCGCCCGTGGTTTTCTGGCAGCTTTCGACACAGCGTGGATGGTGAGGAGCTGGGGCACGGGGGTCCCACATCTCAAGGTCATCGCCGAAAG AGAAAGCATCTACCAGATCCTGTCCCAGACCACTCCAGAAAACACCAGCAAGAACTACGCAGGTTACAGCATCAGCCCCAAATCACGATACACGAGAGTGAACCTGTCCTCCATCCAAACCAGCCAG GTGCAGCACCTTTACGATGTTGATAAATCCCATCTGCAGAGCAGGAAGCAGAACAAGCCGCCCATGCGTCAAG attcAGTCAGTGGTTTTGAGGAGTTGTTGAAGTGGTGCCAGAAGCAAACGGCCGGTTATAAGAACGTGAACGTAAAGGATTTCACCCAATCCTGGAGGTCCGGCTTGGCCCTGTGTGCCTTGATCCACCGCTTCAGGCCTCAGCTCCT TGATATCTCGTCTCTGGACGAATCCAATGCCGCTCGCAACAACCAGCTGGCATTCAGCATCCTAGAGAAAGAGCTGGGCATCCCACCCGTCATGTCTGCCGCTGACCTGGCGAACAGCAGCCACGTAGACAAGCTATCCATGGTGCTTTACCTGACCCAGATCCAGAAGGCCTTCAGTGTACCTCCAAAAG aaCCTGCAGGCTTCCCGCCATCATCCAAGCCTCTGACGCTCTCCCGGACGCAGTCAGCTGTCTTTTTCCTGAGCAAGCTGAAACACAACTCCCTGCAAAGACGTAAG GAAAAGCTGTTATCCGAGAAGCGAGGCAGAGACCGGAGGATGGGAGATGAGGACAGG AAGGTGGTGCCTCCCACGCTCCCTGAGCCCAGTCCTGCACCCGCTCCCGTTCCTGAACCCGATCCTGAACCCGATGTCACTACCCATCCACCGATAACGAACAGCGAGGTGTGTTACTTCTGCAGTGAGAGGGTTTATGCGTTGGAGCGGATCAGCGCCGAGGGCAAGTTCTTCCACCGGAGCTGCTTCTCTTGCCAGCGGTGCGGCGTCACCCTCAGACTGGGGGACTACACCTTTGACCAGGCGACAG GGAGATTTTACTGCGAGCTGCACTCGGAGGAGCTGATTCTGGAAAATGGGGCTGAACAATCTTGTAAG gatAGTGGAGGAAACATCAGAGGACCTGAAGAGAACGGACAGTCCAGTGATGATTACACGCCGTCTCCATCAGACGAGGAGTGTGAGCACACCCTGGACTGTGGGCCATGTAAACCCAACGAACGCGACCACCGTAAACATGAACCCAAAGAGACACCCCAGAGACCATCAAAACCGAAGAAAGCAGCTCCTTCTGAGGAAAAGCCTGAGGAGCTCCTACCAGAGGTTCTGTGTCCTGTTCCTAAGCCTCGCCGCTGCTGGGACACGCCCAGCCCTCAGCCCTCACCTCCTTCAGTAAAACCTCGCAAAGTCCTTCTTTTTAACTCCTCCACCCCAGAAAATCGCTCCTCCCCAACCCCAACGAAAGAGATCCCCAAGACGGAACCAGACTCCCGTCCCAAACAGTCGCTTCGAAAGCTCCAGCTGACCACCGAGGAGAGAACCCAGCTGGTGAACCTCCAGAGCTTCAGCGCAGACTCGGATTCAGAGACGCCCGGCGgatcctcctcctgctcctcttcctctgcgaCAACAGGAGGTGCAGGACATCCTAAAGCTGAGGGCCTGGATGGGCAGGAGGAAGAGGGCTACTGGAGCGGCAGCACGGCGAGCCACGCCCGCGAGCACAGGAACCGACGCTGCTTCAGGAGGAAAGAGATGCCAAGCGGTCAGACCAGAGTACGATCCAAGTTTTCCCCCTGGAATCTGTCCTCCCCGAGGATCAACCGGGACGCGAGGCTTAGCGTCCTGTCCAACCCCCCAGGGAGAGTCG AAGCCTCCATCAGAAACGTCCACAGCACCTCAGAAGGCGTCGATGgagacgacgatgatgatgacgacgagaTATTTGGACGAGACGATATCGACTTGTTTGACGAGAAG TTTCAGACGGCACTGTCCGACCCCGCCGAGGCTGAAAAGATggagctgaagaagatgaagacgcTGGAGCGGCGAGCCAGGATGAGCGAGTTACAAAGGCTGCGCAATGCCCAg TCCATCCAGAGGAGGCTGGACGAGATCGAGGTGACCTTCAAGGATCTGGAGGATAAGGGTGTCGTGCTGGAGCAGAGGCTCAGAGGAGAGGCTG GCAGCGGCGGCTCTCCTGAAATGATTGAGGACTGGATCCAGCTAGTCCACCAGAAGAACGCTCTGGTTTCTGAGGAGTCTGACCTCATGGTGGC ATCTCggcagctggagctggaggacaAGCAGAGCGCCTTGGAGATGGAGCTCAGGCAGTATATGGACATGAACGGTGCGG ACAAGACCTCGTGTCAGGAGGCAGAAGAAGAGCGGGTCCTCCAGCAGCTGATCGAGGTGGTGGACATGAGGGACTCCTTGGTGCTGTTCCTGGAGGAAAAGAGGTTGACAGAGatgagcgaggaagaggaggccttCTCCATCAGGGAGGCAAAACGCCACTCAAAGGTCGGAGCTCAAGTCCATTGGGAGTAA
- the mical1 gene encoding F-actin-monooxygenase mical1 isoform X2, with protein MANQDLVDPSHATFDLFVQAQTCKDVQHYFAELCRQTQLNPKDFRNFYSKLKERLNYWKAKALWTKLDKRASHSDYQQGKACSKNKCLVLGAGPCGLRTAIELSLLGAQVLVVEKRETFSRNNVLHLWPFTIYDLRGLGAKKFYGKFCCGSLDHISIRQLQLILLKVSLLLGVEVHTGVEFQGLTEPSGENGWMAKLQPGSHPASTFQFDVFISAGGGRFVPDGFKHKELRGKLAIGITANFINRNTTAEAQVAEISGVARIYNQKFFQDLLTETGIDLENIVYYKDDTHYFVMTAKKKSLLKKGVIKQDFSDAEELLSPANVDQEVLRLYAYDAARFSTGGKLPDLQFAQKHTGQPDVAMFDFTCMYRAENASLVRERRGKKLLMGLVGDCLVEPFWPLGTGIARGFLAAFDTAWMVRSWGTGVPHLKVIAERESIYQILSQTTPENTSKNYAGYSISPKSRYTRVNLSSIQTSQVQHLYDVDKSHLQSRKQNKPPMRQDSVSGFEELLKWCQKQTAGYKNVNVKDFTQSWRSGLALCALIHRFRPQLLDISSLDESNAARNNQLAFSILEKELGIPPVMSAADLANSSHVDKLSMVLYLTQIQKAFSVPPKEPAGFPPSSKPLTLSRTQSAVFFLSKLKHNSLQRRKEKLLSEKRGRDRRMGDEDRVVPPTLPEPSPAPAPVPEPDPEPDVTTHPPITNSEVCYFCSERVYALERISAEGKFFHRSCFSCQRCGVTLRLGDYTFDQATGRFYCELHSEELILENGAEQSCKDSGGNIRGPEENGQSSDDYTPSPSDEECEHTLDCGPCKPNERDHRKHEPKETPQRPSKPKKAAPSEEKPEELLPEVLCPVPKPRRCWDTPSPQPSPPSVKPRKVLLFNSSTPENRSSPTPTKEIPKTEPDSRPKQSLRKLQLTTEERTQLVNLQSFSADSDSETPGGSSSCSSSSATTGGAGHPKAEGLDGQEEEGYWSGSTASHAREHRNRRCFRRKEMPSGQTRVRSKFSPWNLSSPRINRDARLSVLSNPPGRVEASIRNVHSTSEGVDGDDDDDDDEIFGRDDIDLFDEKFQTALSDPAEAEKMELKKMKTLERRARMSELQRLRNAQSIQRRLDEIEVTFKDLEDKGVVLEQRLRGEAGSGGSPEMIEDWIQLVHQKNALVSEESDLMVASRQLELEDKQSALEMELRQYMDMNGADKTSCQEAEEERVLQQLIEVVDMRDSLVLFLEEKRLTEMSEEEEAFSIREAKRHSKVGAQVHWE; from the exons ATGGCGAACCAGGACCTGGTGGATCCTTCTCACGCTACGTTTGACCTCTTTGTCCAAGCCCAGACCTGTAAGGATGTGCAGCACTACTTTGCTGAGCTCTGCAGACAAACTCAACTCAATCCAAAGGATTTCAGGAACTTTTACAGCAAGTTAAAGGAAAGACTAAACTACTGGAAGGCCAAAGCCTTGTGGACCAAACTGGACAAACGGGCGTCCCACTCGGATTATCAGCAAGGGAAAGCCTGTTCCAAAAATAAG TGTTTGGTTCTGGGGGCTGGGCCATGTGGGCTGAGGACGGCCATCGAGCTGTCCCTGCTGGGGGCCCAGGTTCTGGTGGTGGAGAAGAGAGAGACGTTCTCCAGGAACAATGTTCTCCACCTCTGGCCCTTCACCATCTACGACCTCCGTGGCCTCGGAGCCAAGAAGTTTTACGGCAAATTCTGCTGCGGGTCTCTGGATCACATCA GCATCCGTCAGCTGCAGTTGATTCTGCTGAAGGTGTCGCTCCTCCTCGGGGTGGAAGTGCACACCGGAGTGGAGTTCCAAGGCTTGACTGAGCCGTCAGGAGAAAATG GTTGGATGGCGAAGCTGCAGCCCGGATCCCATCCTGCGTCAACCTTCCAGTTTGacgtcttcatctctgctggGGGAGGCAGGTTCGTCCCTGACG GTTTTAAACACAAGGAGCTTCGAGGAAAGCTGGCGATTGGCATCACTGCCAACTTCATCAACAGGAACACGACTGCCGAGGCCCAGGTGGCAGAGATCAGCGGCGTGGCCCGCATTTACAACCAGAAGTTCTTTCAAGACCTCCTCACAGAGACCG GTATTGATCTGGAGAACATCGTCTACTATAAAGACGACACCCACTACTTTGTCATGACTGCCAAGAAGAAGAGCTTACTGAAGAAGGGGGTCATTAAACAG GACTTCAGTGATGCTGAGGAGCTTCTGTCACCTGCAAATGTGGACCAAGAGGTTTTGCGTCTCTATGCCTACGACGCCGCCCGCTTCTCCACGGGCGGGAAGCTGCCCGACCTCCAGTTTGCTCAGAAACACACCGGCCAACCGGACGTGGCCATGTTCGACTTCACCTGCATGTACCGAGCAGAGAACGCCTCCCTGGTCAGAGAGAGGCGGGGGAAGAAGCTGTTGATGGGACTGGTTGGAGACTGCCTGGTGGAG CCCTTCTGGCCTCTGGGTACGGGCATCGCCCGTGGTTTTCTGGCAGCTTTCGACACAGCGTGGATGGTGAGGAGCTGGGGCACGGGGGTCCCACATCTCAAGGTCATCGCCGAAAG AGAAAGCATCTACCAGATCCTGTCCCAGACCACTCCAGAAAACACCAGCAAGAACTACGCAGGTTACAGCATCAGCCCCAAATCACGATACACGAGAGTGAACCTGTCCTCCATCCAAACCAGCCAG GTGCAGCACCTTTACGATGTTGATAAATCCCATCTGCAGAGCAGGAAGCAGAACAAGCCGCCCATGCGTCAAG attcAGTCAGTGGTTTTGAGGAGTTGTTGAAGTGGTGCCAGAAGCAAACGGCCGGTTATAAGAACGTGAACGTAAAGGATTTCACCCAATCCTGGAGGTCCGGCTTGGCCCTGTGTGCCTTGATCCACCGCTTCAGGCCTCAGCTCCT TGATATCTCGTCTCTGGACGAATCCAATGCCGCTCGCAACAACCAGCTGGCATTCAGCATCCTAGAGAAAGAGCTGGGCATCCCACCCGTCATGTCTGCCGCTGACCTGGCGAACAGCAGCCACGTAGACAAGCTATCCATGGTGCTTTACCTGACCCAGATCCAGAAGGCCTTCAGTGTACCTCCAAAAG aaCCTGCAGGCTTCCCGCCATCATCCAAGCCTCTGACGCTCTCCCGGACGCAGTCAGCTGTCTTTTTCCTGAGCAAGCTGAAACACAACTCCCTGCAAAGACGTAAG GAAAAGCTGTTATCCGAGAAGCGAGGCAGAGACCGGAGGATGGGAGATGAGGACAGG GTGGTGCCTCCCACGCTCCCTGAGCCCAGTCCTGCACCCGCTCCCGTTCCTGAACCCGATCCTGAACCCGATGTCACTACCCATCCACCGATAACGAACAGCGAGGTGTGTTACTTCTGCAGTGAGAGGGTTTATGCGTTGGAGCGGATCAGCGCCGAGGGCAAGTTCTTCCACCGGAGCTGCTTCTCTTGCCAGCGGTGCGGCGTCACCCTCAGACTGGGGGACTACACCTTTGACCAGGCGACAG GGAGATTTTACTGCGAGCTGCACTCGGAGGAGCTGATTCTGGAAAATGGGGCTGAACAATCTTGTAAG gatAGTGGAGGAAACATCAGAGGACCTGAAGAGAACGGACAGTCCAGTGATGATTACACGCCGTCTCCATCAGACGAGGAGTGTGAGCACACCCTGGACTGTGGGCCATGTAAACCCAACGAACGCGACCACCGTAAACATGAACCCAAAGAGACACCCCAGAGACCATCAAAACCGAAGAAAGCAGCTCCTTCTGAGGAAAAGCCTGAGGAGCTCCTACCAGAGGTTCTGTGTCCTGTTCCTAAGCCTCGCCGCTGCTGGGACACGCCCAGCCCTCAGCCCTCACCTCCTTCAGTAAAACCTCGCAAAGTCCTTCTTTTTAACTCCTCCACCCCAGAAAATCGCTCCTCCCCAACCCCAACGAAAGAGATCCCCAAGACGGAACCAGACTCCCGTCCCAAACAGTCGCTTCGAAAGCTCCAGCTGACCACCGAGGAGAGAACCCAGCTGGTGAACCTCCAGAGCTTCAGCGCAGACTCGGATTCAGAGACGCCCGGCGgatcctcctcctgctcctcttcctctgcgaCAACAGGAGGTGCAGGACATCCTAAAGCTGAGGGCCTGGATGGGCAGGAGGAAGAGGGCTACTGGAGCGGCAGCACGGCGAGCCACGCCCGCGAGCACAGGAACCGACGCTGCTTCAGGAGGAAAGAGATGCCAAGCGGTCAGACCAGAGTACGATCCAAGTTTTCCCCCTGGAATCTGTCCTCCCCGAGGATCAACCGGGACGCGAGGCTTAGCGTCCTGTCCAACCCCCCAGGGAGAGTCG AAGCCTCCATCAGAAACGTCCACAGCACCTCAGAAGGCGTCGATGgagacgacgatgatgatgacgacgagaTATTTGGACGAGACGATATCGACTTGTTTGACGAGAAG TTTCAGACGGCACTGTCCGACCCCGCCGAGGCTGAAAAGATggagctgaagaagatgaagacgcTGGAGCGGCGAGCCAGGATGAGCGAGTTACAAAGGCTGCGCAATGCCCAg TCCATCCAGAGGAGGCTGGACGAGATCGAGGTGACCTTCAAGGATCTGGAGGATAAGGGTGTCGTGCTGGAGCAGAGGCTCAGAGGAGAGGCTG GCAGCGGCGGCTCTCCTGAAATGATTGAGGACTGGATCCAGCTAGTCCACCAGAAGAACGCTCTGGTTTCTGAGGAGTCTGACCTCATGGTGGC ATCTCggcagctggagctggaggacaAGCAGAGCGCCTTGGAGATGGAGCTCAGGCAGTATATGGACATGAACGGTGCGG ACAAGACCTCGTGTCAGGAGGCAGAAGAAGAGCGGGTCCTCCAGCAGCTGATCGAGGTGGTGGACATGAGGGACTCCTTGGTGCTGTTCCTGGAGGAAAAGAGGTTGACAGAGatgagcgaggaagaggaggccttCTCCATCAGGGAGGCAAAACGCCACTCAAAGGTCGGAGCTCAAGTCCATTGGGAGTAA